The window TATCTTTTAATATCAATGAAAATTCATTTCCTACTCCTCCCCTAAATTCTTCTGCTTTCGCCTTATATCCTGAAGAAAGAATAACTACTACTTTTTTGTAATCAGTCATTCCTTTATGCATCATTACATTAAAATCTTTTGCTGATTCATTTTGAATCAGCATCTTATCAACTTCTGCTTCGAAACCATTGTCTCTAAGAAAGTTTGTAAAAGAAAGTACTTTATCGTTATGCTCATCATTATCCCAGCTATATGTTACAAATACGGTAATCCTGTCAGAATTATTTTTATGCATTTTAGCTTCTTCCATTTTTTGACTTTTTAAATATTGTGTTCCAGCAATACTTATCCCATAACGTAAATCCAGTGCGCTCCTTCCTATAATTGGTATATATTCCCCAGGCTTTTCAAGCTTTGTGACCAGCCCTTCTTGATGAAGTTCGTCCAGAAAGTTTCTGAAATTGTCAATTCCAAAGCCTTGTCCTGCTTCTAAAAAGAATTTTCCGAATTCCACTGGAGAGATTTTTTTATTAAGTTCTTCCAAAATCAAATATATAATCTCCTCTTTATTCATAAAATGCTATGTTTTACACTTTTACAAAAGCGTAACTTACTTTCAACTTTGCAAAAGTACTCTAAATACTCAGTACTTATCAGGAACTTCAGCCGCGTTCATTTAACTATTTTAAGCTAACATAAACTTGTGGATGCCTAAGTTATTCGCAAAAATCCATATGACACTGATTTACAATGACATGTAATTTGACAAAGTGCTACTAACTACATACATTTTAAGGCCCTGGTGCTTATCATTGGACGCTTCCCTACAAAGCATATTGAAGACATTATCATCTTTTAATTATGTATCATATGAAATAATTTATATATTACTCGAATGTATATAACTGCGCAATCTCTGGAAGTTTAGTGTATCTATAATATGTTTGATTATAGATACACTAAACTTCCAGAGATAATAATATATAATAATTTAGAGCAAGTGCCGTATTTCCAAATACTAAATTCTTAATTGGTTTTACATATCTTACTATCTTAAGTAGATGCCGCTTTTAACTTTTGTCAGGGTCTTTTTATTTTTTTTCCGATCACAAATGGTTTATTATCAGCATATTAGCGAATATGTATTAGTCTGCTATTGATGAACTCAAAACCGTAATTAGAAAAATATCATGATGAACGGGTACAAGGTTTGGATTTTAAAAGCAAAAGGTGATCAGGCTGCATTTGGTGGAAATTTAGGCTATGCTGATCAGCCAACTTCTCATTACGTCTATGATACGAATGTTAGGAATTATGATAAGTTGGCTGAAGGAGATCGGGTAATTATTGCTGATAAAGAACACATTATTGGGTATGCTACAGTATCATATATAGAAATGCGCACAAATGTGCCGAAAGTCAGACTCCGTTGCCCAGAGTGTAATACACAGGAGCATTATATCCGAAAAAAAATTCAGCCGAAATACCAATGCCGGAATAAGCACACATTTGACATTCCCGTGTCTGAGTCGATTGTCGTAACCGAATATATAGCTCACTATGCAACAACATTTGTCAGGGCTTCTATTCAAACAAGTGTTAAAGTTCTGGATCCATATTATTTGAAAAGAAATTATTATTATTCGATTCAGCAGGCGAGCCCTGATTTTTTCAAAATCGAATATCCAGATCTGGAGAAACGTTTGGGCGCCGATCAAATCAATTTTCAGGCTTATGAAGCTTACATACCTTCACACACTGACGAAAGAGACTACAAAACTACCTCTAAGGCTATTCGAATAGGGCAGTCTAAATTTAAATCGTTGCTGATAGAAATCTATGGCTTACGTTGTATGATCACTGGTTGTGAAGTACATGCTGCAATCGAAGCCAGCCATATTTGTCCTTACAGGGGTAAAAAAGACCATCATCCCTATAATGGTCTGTTACTTCGCACTGATTTGCATCAGCTTTTTGATGCCAATTTAATTGGCATTGAACCAAACGCTTTGACAATTGAACTGCATCCAAGTATTGTTGGAAGTTATTATCAGGAGCTAAGTGGTCGCAAATTGCAAACTGGCTGGAAAGATAGATCTCCTTCTTTTGCTGCACTAGAGTACCGTTGGGGTCAGTTTAAAGCTCAATTCAAATGAAACGGTTGAAATATCCAACAGCAGGAACATCCAGTGTACCAATTAGTAGCGCACGATCAAGTAACATGTTTGATTCCTCGCAGCAGGTTTCAGGCAATAGAGCACAATTGTGACAGGCCGCAAGATTACATGAATTTGGCCCCTGTCCTCTACTATCAATACAAACCGGATCGCCAGAACACCATCGTGCGTTTTCAATTGCATGGTAGACAATTTTTTCAAGATTGTCCGGGTTTCCCTGCTTGACTAAGCCACCTAATGATCCTTCAGAATCGCCAGAAGCCGTATAAATCAGAACACCATGCATTTCGTCGTCTGTACTTTCCAAATTACAATAAATGCGTTCCCGTAGTGATGAACTTCCATAACCACATTCGAAACTGAATTGATTTATAAGCAAATGTGCGAACGTATGTATTAGCAGGAACTCTGGAGTGATAGCCCTAAGTTGTTGGCCACGACCAGCGCGAGATCCATTATAATTTCTTACCAGTGAAGCTACGCGGGTTGTAACTTCAGGCTGAATAGCCCAGTCATTGAGTTCTTGCCTATTGAATTCAAAAAAGACTCCTTCACCTTTTACAACAATTGCCGGCAGCCAGTCAATTTGACGGGAAAGCATAATATTATTTTTTTTATCTTCAATTGAAGAGCCGTTTTCAGGTAACAGGCGGGTGAATCCTACTAATGCTCTGGTTTCTCGGATTTTGTGAAGAAGTCCTATACTGCTGAACCCCTGCATTATCGCTAAGTATCCTCGACAATCATATTCATTTATATATTTTTTGGTTACATAAAAGTCCTGATTATCACCACCTGCTTCTCCTAGAATTGCCTCATATTCCATTCGTCGGTAACTTTCTTCTGAATCACTAATTTCGGGCTGAGGAACAAGATTTAGTCGTCGCTCTGCGGCTTCGAGCATTTTATCAACGTATCGCTCCTGTTGGGCGGTTGGTGTGTTCGGGAAATTATATTCGGTAACGAATTCAAACCTTGCCCTGGAAAGCACACCATTGTCAAGACCATTAGTCAAGTACCTCCAGTTCTTTTCCATCACTTCGACTATTCTTCTATCGACAGACCTCTCCCATAATGGTAGATAAATGGAACTACGGACATGCGGGAAATAAACATTGGAAGCTCCTTTCTGAACAACAATCAGGTCTTTTCCACAGTGAGTTGCATTCCCGCGACTAGCTTCCTCACCAAGCCATGGTCGGTCGCCGGAACATGTTACTCCAATACGTGTCAGTATCTTTTCATTAAATGCGCCAGCCATCGTTTTGTGAGCGCCACATTCGCAACTGATTTCGATGCCTGATAAAGTTCCGGAACTTCTGCCTGCACGTAGTCGTAAGCGGTGTAGCCCTTCTGGTTGCGGGCCATTGTGCACCCATTGTCTAAAAGGAAAGTCCTGTATGTGTCCCTCTTGGCAAATTGCAATAAACCGTACAGGTATCAACCGTTGACGGCGGTTCTGTGGCAAATCTGCACAGCTACGACCAGTAGTAAAAGGTATGCCAGGACAGACCGGCTTACGAGGCTCATAGATGGATATTTGTTCCATATGCCCGCAGCGCGTGCAATAATGCCATCTTGGAAACCTGATAAAGGGTATCATTAACGAAGGATTCTGAACATCCTTACCGGGCTCACGGAAATCAGGTGGCATTCGGAAATCAGTAACGCCGAGACGGCGTGCCAGCCGTTCTTCTTTGATACGAAACTCTTCGGCACTGTCCAGAGTACGAAATCTTTCTTCCCAAAGGTCAAGACCAGCTACCATCAGGGATTCATCTTTTGGGAAATTGATCATTTGTCCTATTCCCCAGGGTGAGATTAGCTGTGCTCTTCTGACTGGTTTCTTTGCTGGCATTTATCGATCATCTATGTTGTGATACTCTCTGATTATTGTTGCTTCACAGGTGCTGTCAACGTTGCGCATAGAGGTTGGTGTAGACCAAGCACGATCACGAATTTGTTCCGGAGGGTTACTACCTGCTGGATACAATAATGGAGTATTTGGTCCTAATCTGAATCCGCCATAATCCATTGGCATTTCATTCCGCCAATAAGTTAGTTTTTCCTCTAACATACGAACAGTTGACTCCAGCTCAGCCTCATCAATTAGCCCTACACGATTCGTTATAATTTCCTGTACACGTTCGATGACATTTGGCTCAGGGTATGGATTGGGACTATCCAGACTATAAGCACCGTAATAGCGGATTAGGCCGACCAGGATAGAATGTAATGCCCTTTCTCGTGCTGGCGTGGAAAACGGCGTTACGCTTGTGGGCTCGACTTTACTATAAATACGGGCATGATAACTTTGAAATTGCTCAAAATGGGAGCGGTCGCGTGGCTTTGAACAATTATAGATTGTAAATACTAATCCAGGCATATTACGGCCACGGCCAACACGGCTGGTAGCCTGTATATATTCTGAAGTTGTCTTGGGTTGCCCTATCACGGTCATTAAGCCAAGTCGTGGTATGTCAACCCCAACAGAGATCATATTTGTTGCCAGACATACGTCTACTGGCCACGTATTTCGGGCGCCATCCCATTGGACATAGAGTTGTTCAAGGTATTCAGGGATATCGCTACTTTCCATACGGCTGGTAAGTTCGATATCCCGATTGATAAAGCGTCGCTCATCTCCACGAATTAACTTGCGTTTCCAAATCGAATTCATGTACTCGGTTATATCTGCCCTGATGAGTGTAGCAGCATGACCTAACTCACGAATGCTATTAAAGTATATTAGCGAAGTCCAATAAGGGTCGCGCTGAATTTCTTCCTTAGCTGGTACTGACCGGACTGCCTGTAGCTGAGCAGAAATGACTCTAACTTGTGCAGTTGCGTGCGAAGGCAATGCCGAAGCAAAGATGCCGGTGTATAATCTTCCAGGCACCGACCGATCCTCTTTGGCAAAAAAAGAATCACCGGCATTCAGGCACTGAGGAGGAAATATTGTCACATTATGTGTACCCCGACCATAAAGCGCATTGATCTGTTCTCGGGCCCTGCTTATGGTTGCTGAAGAAGCTATAATTTTCGGTTTTATACCATTTATTGTACAAAGCTCTTCAACCATCGTTTCAAAGAGCCCTACCATTGAGCCAAGTGGACCAGAGATCAGGTGCAACTCATCCTGTATAATGAGTTCAGGTGGACTATTGCGATGACCTGTGTCAGTGAAACCAAATAGTGAACGAGCATCCGGCCGCCAAGTCAACATAGCGAATTTGTCAACTGTACCAATAATCAGAGTTGGTGGATGTTGATAAATATCTTCATCAATAACTATGAGAGGTAAGTTGTTTGATGGTGCCGAAAATTCACAGTTGGGATTATCGCAACGATATACTACTGTTTTTTTGCCACTGACATTCTGAAGTTTATAACCTTTGATGCGATTTGCTTTAGATTCTTTAATATAGCCCATCTGCGCAGCGCACCATGGACATTTAAGTACAATAAATGGATTCTGATCCTCACGTCCCTGTTCCATCTTTGTAAAACTACTGACCGCATCACTGCGGTAAATTGGCGTAAGACTTTCACCCACCCACAAACCAATTGTAATACGCTCACGGCCGAGTTGTTGAGTGTTTTCCTGCCGGATAGTTTCACATGCACAGATCAGTGAAGCCGCGCGCTGGAACTGCTGGGCCGTCAATAAACGCAAAGTGTAACGCATCAGTACCGAAGTGCCGTTATCGTTCTGGTCACGAAGCCGCCTGACAAAAATGGTGTAAGCGCTCAGACCGAGATAAGCTTCTGTTTTACCACCGCCTGTCGGAAACCAGATCAGGTCAACCATTTCGCGATCAATGTGGTCCGGTTCCAGCATGCACTGGAGATTCATAAGTATAAAGGCTAGCTGAAATGGGCGCCAACTGCCAAGACCATTAGGCCATGTTGAACGATTTTTCACATCAGGTAGCTCCATATCAGGCAATGGATTTATATTGCTGCGGCTATCTAATGGCCACATACGTATAGGCACGGCATATCGCAGTTGCTGCAGCAGCATGGCTCTGTTCATCAGGCGAAATGCCTTTTCCGCTTTATCATTTGTAGAAAGCAGGGTAATACCTTCCTGCATCCGATGTAAGCAATCGCGGCAGTTATCTATATGCCGGAGGGCGGTAATTAATAAATCTCCGTCCAATGTAGTCTCAGCTATCTCTTCCTGCTGACTGATCCATTTGTCATAGGATTCGGTAAGTCGGTTTAAAGGAACAGAAAGATCACTTTCACTGAGATCACTCAGTTCATCCATTTCAAGTGTTACCCCAGGTAAACTGGCGGGCAGCACTGGTTTTATTTCATAACTGGGTAATACAGTTGTCTTCAATTCATTTATGACCGGGCTGTCTTCGTCATTCCAGGCTGGCGAGCACCCATGCCCAACAGCAAAAGTGTGTATGTTCCGAAACAGCAACTGATTAGAACGCTCATCATCTGTATCTGCTTCAGAAACTGCAGTTTTATAAGGGTGAAAGCAAGGTGCAGTTGCTGAGACAGTAAAACCTGTCTGGAAAAAGCAATCTTCATTCCGAATATTCTCCTGTGAACTATTGTTTTGGTTAATTAACGTAAACGTTAGCAGATGAAGGTTGGGACGATCGCTGCCATGCGTGCGATTACGAATGTTTAGTCTGAGAGCCAAGTCGCTACCATCTGATTCCTTTAGGAAAAAGTCACAGTCGCTACCTGTATCGAGCGGCAACTCATTGGCTTTAATAATCAAACTTTGGTCAAGCGGCACCCGAAAGTAACAACGTCGGCTAAGCAAATGCCCATCTTCAGTCTGAAACGAATAGTCTCTAACTTCATAACGAGCTGCAGTGAAGGTGATAATGAATCCTTCTTGCGGAACCTCGATAAAGCAACTAATACCCATTGCAGCTGGAAGGTAGCTGTTGGCCAAACCGATCTCTTCCTCAAAGTCTTCTCCCATATCAGTTGGTGCATGGCTATCACCAAGTGTGACAGGGCTTTCAATCCCATCCGGTATAGTTTCGTCAGCAGAAATCAGGTCCTGTTCTACCT of the Spirosoma agri genome contains:
- a CDS encoding HNH endonuclease; protein product: MMNGYKVWILKAKGDQAAFGGNLGYADQPTSHYVYDTNVRNYDKLAEGDRVIIADKEHIIGYATVSYIEMRTNVPKVRLRCPECNTQEHYIRKKIQPKYQCRNKHTFDIPVSESIVVTEYIAHYATTFVRASIQTSVKVLDPYYLKRNYYYSIQQASPDFFKIEYPDLEKRLGADQINFQAYEAYIPSHTDERDYKTTSKAIRIGQSKFKSLLIEIYGLRCMITGCEVHAAIEASHICPYRGKKDHHPYNGLLLRTDLHQLFDANLIGIEPNALTIELHPSIVGSYYQELSGRKLQTGWKDRSPSFAALEYRWGQFKAQFK
- the drmB gene encoding DUF1998 domain-containing protein, giving the protein MPAKKPVRRAQLISPWGIGQMINFPKDESLMVAGLDLWEERFRTLDSAEEFRIKEERLARRLGVTDFRMPPDFREPGKDVQNPSLMIPFIRFPRWHYCTRCGHMEQISIYEPRKPVCPGIPFTTGRSCADLPQNRRQRLIPVRFIAICQEGHIQDFPFRQWVHNGPQPEGLHRLRLRAGRSSGTLSGIEISCECGAHKTMAGAFNEKILTRIGVTCSGDRPWLGEEASRGNATHCGKDLIVVQKGASNVYFPHVRSSIYLPLWERSVDRRIVEVMEKNWRYLTNGLDNGVLSRARFEFVTEYNFPNTPTAQQERYVDKMLEAAERRLNLVPQPEISDSEESYRRMEYEAILGEAGGDNQDFYVTKKYINEYDCRGYLAIMQGFSSIGLLHKIRETRALVGFTRLLPENGSSIEDKKNNIMLSRQIDWLPAIVVKGEGVFFEFNRQELNDWAIQPEVTTRVASLVRNYNGSRAGRGQQLRAITPEFLLIHTFAHLLINQFSFECGYGSSSLRERIYCNLESTDDEMHGVLIYTASGDSEGSLGGLVKQGNPDNLEKIVYHAIENARWCSGDPVCIDSRGQGPNSCNLAACHNCALLPETCCEESNMLLDRALLIGTLDVPAVGYFNRFI
- a CDS encoding helicase-related protein, whose protein sequence is MRNDILNFIRKELIGPDPVQPHVQANGEEILINEPPRLRYGAGILFPCTVPYLRADSNTQVEQDLISADETIPDGIESPVTLGDSHAPTDMGEDFEEEIGLANSYLPAAMGISCFIEVPQEGFIITFTAARYEVRDYSFQTEDGHLLSRRCYFRVPLDQSLIIKANELPLDTGSDCDFFLKESDGSDLALRLNIRNRTHGSDRPNLHLLTFTLINQNNSSQENIRNEDCFFQTGFTVSATAPCFHPYKTAVSEADTDDERSNQLLFRNIHTFAVGHGCSPAWNDEDSPVINELKTTVLPSYEIKPVLPASLPGVTLEMDELSDLSESDLSVPLNRLTESYDKWISQQEEIAETTLDGDLLITALRHIDNCRDCLHRMQEGITLLSTNDKAEKAFRLMNRAMLLQQLRYAVPIRMWPLDSRSNINPLPDMELPDVKNRSTWPNGLGSWRPFQLAFILMNLQCMLEPDHIDREMVDLIWFPTGGGKTEAYLGLSAYTIFVRRLRDQNDNGTSVLMRYTLRLLTAQQFQRAASLICACETIRQENTQQLGRERITIGLWVGESLTPIYRSDAVSSFTKMEQGREDQNPFIVLKCPWCAAQMGYIKESKANRIKGYKLQNVSGKKTVVYRCDNPNCEFSAPSNNLPLIVIDEDIYQHPPTLIIGTVDKFAMLTWRPDARSLFGFTDTGHRNSPPELIIQDELHLISGPLGSMVGLFETMVEELCTINGIKPKIIASSATISRAREQINALYGRGTHNVTIFPPQCLNAGDSFFAKEDRSVPGRLYTGIFASALPSHATAQVRVISAQLQAVRSVPAKEEIQRDPYWTSLIYFNSIRELGHAATLIRADITEYMNSIWKRKLIRGDERRFINRDIELTSRMESSDIPEYLEQLYVQWDGARNTWPVDVCLATNMISVGVDIPRLGLMTVIGQPKTTSEYIQATSRVGRGRNMPGLVFTIYNCSKPRDRSHFEQFQSYHARIYSKVEPTSVTPFSTPARERALHSILVGLIRYYGAYSLDSPNPYPEPNVIERVQEIITNRVGLIDEAELESTVRMLEEKLTYWRNEMPMDYGGFRLGPNTPLLYPAGSNPPEQIRDRAWSTPTSMRNVDSTCEATIIREYHNIDDR